CGGCTTCCAGGGATGAGTAATTCTGATTCGCGGGAGTTAACGGCTGAAATGTGAAGCAGAACGTCTTTTCGTCCATCAGATGGGATGATGAGGCCTTTACCACTAAGAATATCAAAGCTTTTGACAATTCCTGTCATTTTATGGGACAAGTCAATTCCTTATTGAAAACACGTAAAGACTATACATTGAAAATGGCATTCAGCCACTTTTATTTTCCCTACAGGACCTCTGGACGGCTAAAAGATAATTTGCTTATATTGATTCCCTGTGCCTTAATGA
This Leclercia sp. S52 DNA region includes the following protein-coding sequences:
- the cspF gene encoding cold shock-like protein CspF, whose protein sequence is MSHKMTGIVKSFDILSGKGLIIPSDGRKDVLLHISAVNSRESELLIPGSRIEFCRINGLRGPVAANIYLS